A segment of the Bacillus thuringiensis genome:
CTAGTTGCCAAAAGGGATTTATATATATTAATAAATCCCTTTTTGCTTTGAAAAGGTGATAAATATATGATTGAAATAATAAATATGTGCAAGGCATTTAATAGAAAAACTATTTTTAAAGATTTTAGCTTAGAAGTAAAATCAGGCGAGTTCATTGGTATCGTCGGAAAAAGTGGTCAGGGGAAAACGACTCTTTTAAATATAATGGGCACTTTAGAAGAAGCTGATTCAGGTGTTGTAAAAATAATGGGTAAAGAAATACATAAAAGAAAAATAAAACGACTTTTATTAAGAGATCACTTAGGTTTTATCTTTCAAAACTACGCTTTAATAGATAACGCAACAGTAAATGAAAATTTAGAAATTGCTCTCAAACATAAAAAATTGAAGAAAAAACAAAAACATGATGCTATATCTTTAGTATTAAAAGAAGTAGGTCTTGTTGATTATGAAAAGGAAATAGTACATACCCTGAGTGGTGGAGAACAGCAACGTGTTGCAATCGCTAGATTGCTACTTAAAGATCCTTCTTTAATTTTAGCAGATGAACCAACTGGATCATTGGATAGTGAGAACCGAGATATTATTGTATCCTTGTTTCAGAAATTACATAAACAGGGAAAAACAATTATTATGGTGACTCATGACAAAGATTTAACTAAATTCTTTTCAAGAACAATAGAATTATAAGGGAGGAATGGTTATGAAAAAATTAATTTTTCTTCTCTTTATAACCACTTTTATAGTTATAAGTTTTTTATCTATAAAACAATTTGAATATATTCAATTTCAATCTTTTAATAATGATAGTACAGGTGAAAAATGGAATCTAATTGTGGAAAATGGGGATTCTCAAAAAAGCAAATTTGAAAATTTTCGTTTATTAGAAAAGATGGCAAAACAGGCGAACGTAAACTTCCAAAGAATATCTTATGAAAAGGATAAAAATAACAAAGATAAGACAGTATATTATGTGGCCTTTTTTGAAAATGATAAATACTTTGAGGGATTAAAATTAAAGTCTGGTAAATTTTTGAATATAAATAGCGATCAAAATGATTTTATGTCAACCATAAAAACTCATAACAATCATCAAGTAGGTCAACTTGAAATTTTTCATAGTTTTGACCCAATAGAAATTCGTCCAATGATTGCCGCTGAAAAAACAAAGGACATCAAAGGTACATATACTTTAAATGGAAAAGAAAACGCAGAAAAATTAAAAGATTTAGCATCTGAATATGGATTTATTGTAAAAATTTCAAAAGAGGAAGCTCAAAGTTCAATTACCCAATATCCTTATCAAGATATGATGTACAAAGCATCATTAATATTATGTTTATTAATAGCACTTGCAATGTTATATGATGTAATTAATAACTATAAAGAAATAGCAGTTAGATATTTATTAGGATATAATTTCTGGCAAATTGGGGCTTTTTTATTTAGGAAGTATATTATAGTTTTCCTAAGTTCATTATCTATAGGAATTTCAGGGCTATTAGTATACTTATATTTTTATAACGGGTTCCAACAATTGTTCCCTTTTCTATATTTTTGGTTAAACAATACAACTCCATTAATTTTAATTATCTTACTAATATTTATCGTTACATGGTTAGGGACCAAAACCATAAATATTTCTCAAATGATTAAAAATAAAAAACCTATAAAACTATTGTTTTATATAAATATTATTATTCGGTTTGTATTAGCTATTTTTCTTACATTGGGATTACAACAAGGAATTAGTTCTTTTCTTGGACTTAAAAGTACTGTGGATAAAGAAAAAAAATGGTCTCTATTAAAAGACTACTCTTATTTAGGAGTAATCTCAGAATCTGAACCAGGACTATTAAAGTCTCAAAATGAGGAAGAAAAGCGACAGTTTCAATTATTATATACAGAACTAGAGTCACAGGGAGCTTTTTATATTTCTCCATCTGCTTACTATATGGATAGTTCTGAAATTCCTATAGGCCCAAACCCTTGGGGAATGGATGGAAAGAAAGTTGAAATTAACAAAAATTATCTATCTGTAAATCCGATTATTGGAGTTGATAATAAACGGGTGGAAATTTCAGATGACCCTAATTCTAATGAAATAACTGTCATTGTACCAAAAAAATTTAAGAAATACGAAAATGATATTAAAAGTACTATAGCAAAAGATTATACAGGTATATATAATGAAACAGATTCTATCCCTCCCAAAGTGAATATTTTATATGTTAAAAATAATCAATCTTACTTTACCTTCTCTACAAATATGGCAGAAAAGAATAACTATGAAATAACTGATCCAATTGCTATAATAGTAAATAGTAAATTTGATCCACGCATTTTGGCAACTAGCATTTCTATGGGATATGGTTATTATACTAAAAATAGCGATCGTGAAAATCCTTTCAAAGTAACACAAGATACTTTAAAGAAGCATAATTTTGATAAGGTTTGGCAACCTATTTCTGTAGCTTATTCTAATGTGGAATTAAAGATAGCAAATAACAAAGAATTGCTACAATTAGCCACAATTTATTGTAGTCTATTTGTAATCTTGGCAGCTGTTTTACTATTTTTCTCTTCTATGTATTATTTAGAAATGAACAAAAAGTCATTAGCATTACAATGGATTTTTGGTTATAACTTTTTCGAGAAACATTATCTCGCTTACTTGGTAATATTGGTATTTTGGAATTTTACGTTTGCGATTTGCTTTTTTAATACAAGTAACACTTTATTACTTGTAAAAACAATCATAGGACTTACAATTTTCGACATAATATTAATCAGTATTATTTTAAGCATAAAAGAATATAATATTACGAAACAGATACTTATAGAAAAATAATGTTGAAAAAGGAGATTAAATGGGTGAATAATAAAAAGATAACGGTTAGCTTTTTAATTATTATCCTCCTGCTATCTTTAGGAGCTTACTTTTACTTCTTCTTTTTAGAAAAAAAAGAAGAAGTAACTAATACAAATAATGAAAAAAGTTATCAACAAGAAAAAAGTTCAAATACAAGCTCGATTCCAGTTAAAGAAAATAAATACTATGTTGTTTATATTAAACAAAAAAATGGCAATGGTTCATCCTTTGTTCCTGTAAAACTCAATCCTGGTTTTAAAAATGACGCTGATTTTAATGTAAGTATTTCATTTGATGATTATGGAAATATCATAAACGATAACAAAATTATTGTGATTGATAATTTTGTTATTTCAAAGGAAAACAAAGAAATGATTAAAAAAATAGCAGGAATAAATGAATATAATGAAGCCCTACAAGAAATTGAAGATCGAGTAAATGAGACTAAAAACAATCTAAAAAAAGAAGGACATATTTAAATAAAGAGAGTCCATCAAACTCTTATATATGGCTATATGTACGAGTATACTTAGTATGATAAAACATAATCTATTAATTACTTATATTTGTAAAACAGGCCCTTATGCTAAAGTACATAAGGACCTGTTTTTTTTATGGGAATGGTGAAATTATAAAAAGCTATTCATCATTAACTATTAATGTTAAGCCAAGATAATATTGAAAATTTGATACTAGTGTTGGTTTGAAATAAAGATTGATGATTTAAAACAAAGTCTGATCATTTATAAAAAAATTGATAATTAATAATAAAGTCCTGATATAAATTAATTAGGTAGATCAAAAAGCATTCGCTATTTTTATGGAAAATGAATAGTTAAAAGATTCTGTACTATTTAAGCAGAAAAACAAAAAGAACTTGTAGGAATCACTACAAGTTCTTTTTAGATAATGTAAAAAAGTTAAAAAAACTATCTCATAATTTGAATCGGAGCAAACACTATAACCACGGGTTGATTATAGTATACACCAAATATTAACATATGATCTTTTCACATTTGAAAATTATGTGAATTTAGAAAAGAAGAACAAATAACCATCTTGAACACCTAAAAAATCTCAATTGAATACTTTGAACAAAACACTTTAAATCAATATCTATATTATAACAAATTATGAAAAATATAAGTATAGGTAAATAGAGAAGAATGGTTCATTCTTCTAGAAAGAACACGCTGTGCTTTCGCCAACTTATCTTCTAATGATCGTAAAAACTTCGGATTTTTATAGTGTGTTCCATCTGACAAAATAGCGAAATCTTTTAGTCCTACATCTATTCCAATGTAAGAATGTGTTTTCGGAAGTTCTTGTACTTCTGTTTCAACTAATAGTGACACAAAATATCTACCAGAAGGGTTCCGTCTAACTGTAGCATTTACAATACGCCCCTCTACTTCGCGAC
Coding sequences within it:
- a CDS encoding ABC transporter ATP-binding protein, which gives rise to MIEIINMCKAFNRKTIFKDFSLEVKSGEFIGIVGKSGQGKTTLLNIMGTLEEADSGVVKIMGKEIHKRKIKRLLLRDHLGFIFQNYALIDNATVNENLEIALKHKKLKKKQKHDAISLVLKEVGLVDYEKEIVHTLSGGEQQRVAIARLLLKDPSLILADEPTGSLDSENRDIIVSLFQKLHKQGKTIIMVTHDKDLTKFFSRTIEL
- a CDS encoding FtsX-like permease family protein; translated protein: MKKLIFLLFITTFIVISFLSIKQFEYIQFQSFNNDSTGEKWNLIVENGDSQKSKFENFRLLEKMAKQANVNFQRISYEKDKNNKDKTVYYVAFFENDKYFEGLKLKSGKFLNINSDQNDFMSTIKTHNNHQVGQLEIFHSFDPIEIRPMIAAEKTKDIKGTYTLNGKENAEKLKDLASEYGFIVKISKEEAQSSITQYPYQDMMYKASLILCLLIALAMLYDVINNYKEIAVRYLLGYNFWQIGAFLFRKYIIVFLSSLSIGISGLLVYLYFYNGFQQLFPFLYFWLNNTTPLILIILLIFIVTWLGTKTINISQMIKNKKPIKLLFYINIIIRFVLAIFLTLGLQQGISSFLGLKSTVDKEKKWSLLKDYSYLGVISESEPGLLKSQNEEEKRQFQLLYTELESQGAFYISPSAYYMDSSEIPIGPNPWGMDGKKVEINKNYLSVNPIIGVDNKRVEISDDPNSNEITVIVPKKFKKYENDIKSTIAKDYTGIYNETDSIPPKVNILYVKNNQSYFTFSTNMAEKNNYEITDPIAIIVNSKFDPRILATSISMGYGYYTKNSDRENPFKVTQDTLKKHNFDKVWQPISVAYSNVELKIANNKELLQLATIYCSLFVILAAVLLFFSSMYYLEMNKKSLALQWIFGYNFFEKHYLAYLVILVFWNFTFAICFFNTSNTLLLVKTIIGLTIFDIILISIILSIKEYNITKQILIEK